The Euleptes europaea isolate rEulEur1 chromosome 9, rEulEur1.hap1, whole genome shotgun sequence nucleotide sequence ccaaaccaccactcttaaccactacaccacactggctgaagagATACAGATCTCTCCCTCAGGTTTAAGGCAGTAATTCATCCCATTGATGGCTACCATGGAAGCTGTTTCACAAATGGCAAACTGCAGATATTTTTACTATATGTGTTGCACTGGAacatattctccccccccccccgagtaccACTGATAAATTAAATCTGCTTCTCATACTCTAGACAGCTGTGTGTCTTGTGCTCCCCTGGGGCTGGCGTGAGACCTACTGCAAGCCAGTGGCAGGGTACAGCTGAAGAAAGCAGCTGCCTCCAAGGAATGAAGCTCATTCTGGCATTTCCCCCTGGACTGCTTTATGCACAGGGAGTGGTGGGGGTGTGGTGGTAGCGGAGCTGGAGCTTCAGAACACATTGTGCTCCTTCAGATTGGGTGCTCCCATCTTAATGCGCAGCTTGTGCAAGCATATGCATGGTACTGTGCGCAAGCATGTTCAtggtaagagccagcgtggtgtagtggttaagagtggtggtttggtggactctaatctggagaaccgggtttgattccccgctccttcacgtGAGTGGcttactctaatctggtgaaccggggtggtttccccactcctacacatgaagccagctgggtgaccttgggctagtcacaattgtcttagagctctctcggccccacctacctcataaggtgtcttgtggagaggggaaaggaaggtgattttaactgggttgattcttccttaagtggtagagaaagtcggcatataaaaaccaactcttcttctacaactaGTTGCTGACCATGACTCTATACTACATGCCTTGAGTTGCCCCAGCCACAATATCTCTGCTGTTTTTCTCTTCTGTACTGCTTTCCTGTACGTTTTGCCCTTTGTTTGTGAATAACAGTCGTCCTCAGTGGCAGGGGCCTGTTGATTCACAGAATTTCCAACCATTACATTTAGTAATGCAGGAAAAAGGAAGCTTGGCGCTTAAGTGCTTATCTGCTGCCTGCTTCATGTTTGGTTAGGAAACAGCACTTTACCCTAAGAGCTCTGACACATAGAGCTCTGTCAGTTTGCCTGCTTTTTCGTGGGTATATTTAACGCTAGGTGGCAGCAGCAGACTTTTTCTGACCAAAGATGAGTTTTCAAATTGACCTGCAATTTTCGCCCTTGCAAGAATGGATTGTCTAATTGAAGGaagcaaatgttttaaaaggagatttctttctttcaacaCATGAATACTTGatggtgccttctactgaatgacccttggtacatcaaattcagcattgtctactcagactggtggcggctttccagggtctcaggcagggctctttcacatcccctacttgcctagtccctttaactggagatgctggggattgaacctgcgaccttctgcatgccaagcagatgctctaccactgagccacaccccctcccctttctttttcttttctctcttctaaAATATCAGAAACAGAGTAGTAAtttgttgcctttttttttttttgcttaccaAGGGGCTGGATCATGTGCATCCCTGGTGGAAGGCACAGGTAGTATTGgttatttccctcctccccccatcagTGTGATTAGCTGAGTGGAGTTGTAGGATAAATCCAATAATTTGTGGTGGGATTTCTGTGGGCTTAATGTATCAGTGTAGAACCTCTTCACAgggcattcaaggcaagagatgagcagaggtggttttgccattgcattAACGTAGCAACCCCTGTCTTCCTCGGTGGGTGCCCATCCAACTACTGaccgtggctgaccctgcttagctcccaagttctgacaagctcaggccgAGCTGGGGTATTTGGGCTGCTTTCAAGACCACTATATAACTTATTTGCATTGCTTCATATGTTGCCGGTGACTCAGAATGGTATAGCAAGTAGAGTTAAAGGTTGCTATATCACTTACCACCTTTTTGACTATTTCATAAAGGGAAATGGTGGGAAAACGCTACCAGTTTGGTCTATCAGGGCAGAatcatctactctgactgacatcagtgtgagccaacatggtgtagtagcttggagcagtggactctgatccagagaaccaggtttgattccccattcttccacatgagtggcggagactaatctgatgaactggattggtttccctactcctacacatgaagccagctgggtgaccttgggccagtcacagttctctcctaactctctcagctccacctaccttacagggcatctgttgtggggaggggaagggaagatgattgtaagccggtttgattcttccttaagtggtagagaaagtcaacgtataaaaactaactcttcttctgcccAGATAGTGGACATCTTGAGAACCCTGTAGAACTGCTTTAACTTCTTTCATGGAAGGAAAAATGCAGGGTTTAAGTGAAATTAGTAAAATAAAACTTAAGTAAAATACGGCAGGTAAGTATGCAAGTGTGtgatttgccatcaagtcacagctgacttatggcgaccccatggggatttcaaggcaagaggtgttcaggggtggtttgccagtctccCCGTGagctgagagggttcggagagaactgtgccttGTTGTGCCGTCTGACTTGAGCACAGATTTGTGCAAGGTTAGAGCAGCGTGATAGCGTGCACAGTGCCAGGAAACCTTCTATCGGTTCTAAAGAACTGAGCTATTTTGGGTGTTTATTTTGTAATTATACTAATTAGAGGCTGTAATAGCTGCTAATGATTTGAGAATTGCGGGCCAAGTGAAGGAAATGTGAAGCAGCAGGTCTTCAGAATCCGTCTGACTCCTCGCCAAGCTAAAAGAGAATGGTTGGAAATGATGCTTTGAAAATGGGGACCAGAAGAAGAACAGGATTGTTTCGGCTCGATGTCTGTCATCACAAAGGCAAAATTGTCAGGAGGGTGTTTAATGATGATgcaattgagtacccagcttgctgggggcaaagtgtagacaactggaggAGGCAATGGAAACCCACCCCGTGAacataagtctgcctagtaaacatcgggatgtgacgtcatcccatgggtcagcaatgcttggacaggggactgcctttacctttttaattaggAACAATAAGATGGTGAAGGTTGACCGCTTTCTAACTTTGACCCCATCAGACAGCAGCGCCTTTGTCCTGACCACAGAACACAGCAGGTGGGAAACacaattaagaagagttggtttttatatgccgactttcttccacttaagggagaatcaaaccggcttacaatctccttcccctccccacaatagacaccctctgagataggtggggctgagagaactttaagaggtctgtggctagcccaaggtcacccagctggcttcatgtgtaggagtggggaaacaaatccagttcaccagattagcctccaccgctcatgtggaggagtggggaatcaaacctggttctccaccgctccaagcaactactcttaaccactacaccacgctggctcttactgTTCCTGGGTTGGTAACCACTACAATAAAGGTACCTTGAATGACTTCTGGattttcccctcttcttcctttAAACCCGAGTCTGATTTAAAGGCTTGCAACATTTAAATATCTAGGGGAACTCTTACAAGGCCATTCAACGTATATCTGTTGTCGTTGTTCTCTGGGCCCAACAAGGCACCAGCGGCCACGACTGTCTTCTGAAAGCCAATAATGCTTGAAATGCACCTGTTAGACTTGGAGGGGGGAATGGGTTGGGGGTTCGCAGTGATAAAAAAGCTTTTAGTACATTTTAGGATGGTGTGTCAGCTCGAAACGGGTTCCGTTTGCACCATTTGCTTAGTTCATCGTAGCACCAGATGCTGCTTCTGATCATGCCGGAGACTTTCACGTCAATGGCAAAAGTTGGATCCTGCAGGCACGAAGACTTAATAAAGTACCCTGGGTGAATGTTattagggaaaaaaatcttttggaAAGTTCATTTAGGCCTTGTACCATTAGGAAGAATTATACTCCTCCCCTTCCCACTTCATATGACAGACTTGCACAGACTTTTAACTAAAAATTGAGTCACGGACTCTGCATACACTTGcagtttatttttttgtttagtttagttttgtatcccaccctcactccctggccaaggccaggctcagggcagctcaccaCATGATAATCAATGTaataaatgcaaaaaaattctgtaaaatcGTAACAATAAATCAGTTTACAAAATCAACAATTTTACATCCCCATAAACATTAAACAATAAAGCCGAATAGCCCTCCTTTTGCAGCATAGGGGCCGCTGCAGGGTCTGCGGACAGTCAGGAACCCCACATATTAGTTAGTAAGTAGTACAGGACAagcaaaaaggtggggggaaataggatagaagaagaagagttggtttttatatgctgactttctctaccacttaagaaataatcaaaccggcttacaatcacctttccctccccacaacagacaccctgtgaggtaggtgaggctgagcaagctgtgacttgcccaaggtcacccagttggcttcatgtggaggagtggggaaacaaatccagttcaccatattagcctccgctgctcatgtggaggagtggggaatgaaaccctattctccagatcagaccccaccgctccaaaccaccgctcttaacccctacaccaagcTAGCTCTCCAAGCTGGGTAGGGAGGCCTGCACTGATGGGAAACCATAGCTCTCCTCAACTATCGGCCTGGTGCAatatctccatcttgcaggccctgactTGCATTATATCTGTACAGTGTGTTTCTAGACTTAAAAGAGGTCCCTGTCATAACAGAGTACATGAACAAGAGTATGGACGCAATACACCTTACTTTTCTGTATAGTTTGGCCGAGTGAGGGTTGGCTTGCACAAAGAAATGAAAGGACTTGGCTGTTGAGTTCTCTGCTTCCTAGCTCATGCACAGATGAAACTGCCTCgtactgagtcagactgttggtctaccaaggtcagtatttgtctgctctgactggcagtggcactcctgaatttcaggtagaggtctttcttgGCACCTACTTGTGCTTAATTTTTAGGTGGAGTtgcagggattgaacatgggaccttgtGCATACACAGCAGGGGCTCTGCCATTGAGTAACAACCCTTCCccgaaagaaggcagttaaggggaggcatgatagaggtctgtaaaattatgcatgttatggagagagtggacagggagaagcttttctgctctctcataatgctagaacgagtggtcatctgatgaagcttgagggtgagattcaaaacagataaaaggaattatttcttcacacaacgcatagttaaattgtggagctccttgccccaggatgcggtgatggctgccaatttggaaggctttaagaggggagtggacatgttcaaggaggagagggctatctgtggctactagtaaaatggatactagtcatgatacatacctcttctctccaggatcagaggagcatgcctattatattaggtgctggtgaacacaggcaggtaaatgctgctgcaatcgtcttgcttgtgggcttcctagaggcacctggttggccactatgtgaacagatggctggacttgatgggtcttggtctgatccagcatggcttttcttatgtttttatccaATGCCCTGCGATTTGATTGAAACATTGCATAAATGTTGCATTTTATTATGTATCTTGCTGTAACATTAAAGGGTtttaaagaaaagagagaaagtcACCATGACAGATGAAAACCACTCATTCTTCATCTGCCCTTTTTTCAGTACTTGGAACCAATTCTGGCCCGGTAGTTGAGAGCATGCCCACAAGGATAATATGCCGAAGATTTGCAGGACAGTCGTGCAGCACGGTTGCATTTTCTACTGCGACCAAGGTGCCGGGCAAGAGGGCGTTCTTTGGGAAAGCAGAAGAGGACCTGAACTTCCAGAACACGGAGAAGAGTCCTAAGCGTGTCGTCACACTCAAATTATGGAAGCCTTCAGAATATAGAGTATCCTTTCGTCCCTCAGCCTACTGTGGGGCCAAATATGTATCTGACGAGGATGCGTCTCGCATCTTGGACGGTGGCTTGCTTGAAGGCGATTGCACTAGAATGGGTGCCAAACAGGTCCAAAGTCGCTACAGCATCACCTGTTCACGGAGGCTTTCCAGCACAAAGAATATGCTGCTGGATTTGGAAAGTAGCAAGTTTCTCTCTACCCAGGCCAATTTGATGCAGCCAACAAAACCGGGTCTTGTGGAAGATGATGGGGAAGCTGCGGATGTGGAATCTTATGATACGAAGGAGGATCCCAGGGTGTTTCAGAAGCAACGTCCTGAATACGAAGTTCTGAGTTACAATAGGCCCAAGCTTCTTCAGCCcctttctgcagaggaaggtcacCTGATCCTGCAGAACGTGTCCGTGTTCAAAAGCAGCCTGAAACCACGCACCATTGCGGAGTATTTCTTTCGTCTGAGCGGCTTGCTGGTAGAACAACGAGAAAGCCTGAGAGCCAACCCCAGGTTTGCCATGTTGTGTCACTGTGCAGTTGAAAGCATCCAACTCTTTGATACTTCTGAGCTGCTTATGGGTTTAAAAGCATTTGTTCACTTGGCCATTCCCCCCACAGACTCCATGCTGAAGGCATACGAATCTGAATGCTGCCGCCGCGCCTGGGACATCGGCCTGGATCGACTCCTGCTGGTGGCTGACCTGTGGCGTTGCTTGGGGCGCAGTGTCCCACGGTATCTGGAGATCGCGTTGAGCTATGTCAGTCTGCACTGGCAGGAGCTCAGTTTGCCCCAGCTGGTTCAGTTAGTCTACatcataggcgaaggtcgccaaGCCCCTGAGGATTTAATGAAGAAGCTCGACACCTTGGTCGTGAAGCACCTGAGTTCTCTGAGCCTTGAGGAAGTGGGCACCATTTGCTTAGGGTTCTTCAAGGCCAGCCATGGTCTTTCCAAACACACGATGCAGAGAATCGGAGATAAAGTCTGTGCCCAGATGGCGGAGATGAGCAATTACGCCTTGGTCAACGTTCTCAAGATGTACCGTTACACTCACGTTGATCATCCGGAGTTTCTGAAACAGCTTGGGGTGGTGGTTCCTGCCCGAATCCCTTCCATAGGCACTCAAGGAGTCATGCACATAACCCTTGCTTGTTCAGCTTTGCATTACCGCAATGAAAGGATTATGAATGCCGTCGCCTCTTCCGTGCCTTCCAGGGCAGCTTATTGCCGAAGCAAAGACATTGCCAAGTTCTTGTGGTCATTTGGGTGCCTGAACTATGAGCCACCTAACGTAGAGGAATTTTACACTTGCCTGGAGGAGCAGATGCGGTCAAAGATGCACGAATTTCAGAAGTTCCCTGAGCATTTCCTCACCTCCTTGCTAGCGCTGGCATTTGCAAAGCGGTTTCCGAAAGACTTGATAGATTATGCTCTGAGCCCTAAGTTCATCAGACGAATCAGCAATAGTAAGTTTGACCTCAAGAAGGACTTGTTTACCCTTGATGGCACAGTGGAGATTGAATGCCCGGATTACACAGGCAATCGCCTTGCAGCAGAGCTGAAGCAGGAGGTGACTGAGATGTTGTGGAATTTTGCCAAGAAGGACATCTTCACAAAGCCAGAAGTCACCGAAGCACTCTGTCTTCTGGAAGACATGTTGGGCGGTCCCCAGTATGTCAAACAACACATGCTCTTACCTCACACCAGATCAGCTGATTTGGAGATTCGTTTAGATCCAGACCGAAAGCCGTTGCCTTTTCATTCAGAAGCCGCAGCAATAAAATTGGAATTAAAAGAGAGTGGAGTCTCTCTCACAGATGACTTAATGAATCGGCTGGTGAAGGGGAGGTCTAGGAACCCATCCCCAGTGAACGACTCTGGGAACAAGGATGAAATGCGTATCCTGAAAAGACCAGTGCAGCAGGAGCGGTCCACATCCGTTCAGGATCATTTTGAGTTTTCAGACGGAGTTCCTCTTACTGGCACCATCTTGAACGCACTGACCAAATCCAAAACCTTTTGTGGAAGTCCAGACTCTCAACTGAAAGGGCAGCATCTCGGGGACACGAAATTAGCTGTTCAGGTGTCCAGTAGGAACCACTACAGCTATGGCTCAAAACACCTTCTGGGGCTCCACCATTTGAAAAGGAGGCAGCTCCGTCTAATTGGATACACGGTGGTAGAACTGCCCTTCTGGGAATGGTTCCCGTTGCTCCGGCATAGCCGGTCAGAAAAACTGAGCTATTTGCACCATAAAATATTTAACTCTGTACTGTAAGGTATTGTGGTTTTAGAACCCAAATGGTAAAAGCTAAGGGCCTGATTGCTGTCTCTTACTCAAGTTTGGCGGGGAATATAGTCGACTTTTTCTGAACAGCTTATTTGTTAAAACATCTCTTTACTGGGCCCGATGTTCAGTGTTCTTAGAGCACACCCAGAGCATTTAAATGGACCTTATAACGATTCTCTTGTAAATAAAGTGACATTGGAAGAAACATTTtatttgctgctttttttttttgaaagccaGCAGAGTGAAGTAATGTAATTTGAGTGTTTAATTATTCTTCATTGTAGAATCTGTAAACAATTGAAAAAGGTTACAGAAAGCACCAGAAATCCCAGTAAGACAGAGGAGATGGAGAATAAAGTTCTATTAAGGAACCCCAAAAGGTTACAgttaaaacaaagggagttttaCCTCTTGAAAGTTCATCCCCGAAATAACCTTGTatgtctgtaaggtgctactggactcaaatcaagtTAAAACAATAATGACCAACTGGTTTACACAGAGCGATTAAAAGACTGTACCGGCATTAATATTTAACAAATGATTAGTACAGTTAAAGTGAATAGGCTAAATAATGCTGAATGTTACAGAGTGAAAAAGAATCAACAAAACTCTCTGAAAAGCCTTTAAGTGCAATGATGCTAATACAGCATGTCCATAGGTTACTGCCTTTCTCTCTCTAGAATCTACATCTATAAAATAGGAAAGGAATTTAGCTGCATAACAGCACCCTTGTGGAGATGAGCGACAGAATATGAAGTGTTACAGTGCAGTTTAAACAATATTGTGTTGTTTGTGTTGGTATAATAGAACCCCAGACACAGTTCTGCATAGAAAACACAGGGTGAGGCTCTCTGTTCACCTGACCCCGAGAGGGTTTTTCCGTTCCTTATTACAGTCCGATTGCAATTAAGAATAGTTAATGTTATGATGGGCGACCTTCCGTTCTTCAATATGGCGGACTGGAATGCATTATGAAACTCCAAATCTGTATCTTGAAcatgcagagccagcgtggtgtagtggttaagagcggtggtttggagcagtgggctctgatctggggaaccgggtttgattccccactcctccacatgagcagcggaggctaatctggtgaactggatttgtttccccactcctacacacgaagccagtttagtggccttgggcaagtcacagctctattagaactctctcagcctcacctacctcacagactgtctgttatggggaggggaaggtgattgtaagccggtttgagtctcccttgagtggtagagaaagtcggcgtataaaaaccaactctttttcttcttaaaaaacaGTGAATGCAGTtgtggaagaaaatggctgcaggaGGTGGGGACACATGTGCCAAAAATAATGCAGGTACGctcaggctgtcaaagataggacattttggaggactttcattcatagggtcgccatgagttggaagcaacttgacggcacttaacacacacacacacacacacacacgctaagGAGGGCGAAGTGGGTAGAATCTCATTCCGTCCCCACCTGGGACCCACAGCATCCTTTTGAGTAGTTACATGGTGTTTGGAGAGGCATGGAAAATGTGTTTCTGCCACCTCTTTACACTTGAAGTAGACAATGCATAGTtacattttggaactccctgccccagg carries:
- the FASTKD5 gene encoding FAST kinase domain-containing protein 5, mitochondrial produces the protein MPTRIICRRFAGQSCSTVAFSTATKVPGKRAFFGKAEEDLNFQNTEKSPKRVVTLKLWKPSEYRVSFRPSAYCGAKYVSDEDASRILDGGLLEGDCTRMGAKQVQSRYSITCSRRLSSTKNMLLDLESSKFLSTQANLMQPTKPGLVEDDGEAADVESYDTKEDPRVFQKQRPEYEVLSYNRPKLLQPLSAEEGHLILQNVSVFKSSLKPRTIAEYFFRLSGLLVEQRESLRANPRFAMLCHCAVESIQLFDTSELLMGLKAFVHLAIPPTDSMLKAYESECCRRAWDIGLDRLLLVADLWRCLGRSVPRYLEIALSYVSLHWQELSLPQLVQLVYIIGEGRQAPEDLMKKLDTLVVKHLSSLSLEEVGTICLGFFKASHGLSKHTMQRIGDKVCAQMAEMSNYALVNVLKMYRYTHVDHPEFLKQLGVVVPARIPSIGTQGVMHITLACSALHYRNERIMNAVASSVPSRAAYCRSKDIAKFLWSFGCLNYEPPNVEEFYTCLEEQMRSKMHEFQKFPEHFLTSLLALAFAKRFPKDLIDYALSPKFIRRISNSKFDLKKDLFTLDGTVEIECPDYTGNRLAAELKQEVTEMLWNFAKKDIFTKPEVTEALCLLEDMLGGPQYVKQHMLLPHTRSADLEIRLDPDRKPLPFHSEAAAIKLELKESGVSLTDDLMNRLVKGRSRNPSPVNDSGNKDEMRILKRPVQQERSTSVQDHFEFSDGVPLTGTILNALTKSKTFCGSPDSQLKGQHLGDTKLAVQVSSRNHYSYGSKHLLGLHHLKRRQLRLIGYTVVELPFWEWFPLLRHSRSEKLSYLHHKIFNSVL